The Marivivens sp. LCG002 genome contains a region encoding:
- a CDS encoding DUF309 domain-containing protein — protein sequence MIPTHAYIPGRTPRHPDGAFDVLRDTVNAGADVSELARCDAMLFGLRYLETGFYWEAHEVLEPVWMACPPNSAERSMAQALIQFANARLKQEMARPDAARRIAAIARTHLIEAARTGSVVLGVEVNRVTLWIDAL from the coding sequence GTGATCCCGACCCACGCCTATATCCCAGGCCGAACGCCCCGCCATCCGGACGGGGCGTTTGACGTTTTGCGCGACACGGTCAACGCGGGGGCAGATGTTTCGGAGCTTGCACGCTGCGACGCGATGCTTTTCGGGTTGAGATACCTTGAAACGGGTTTCTACTGGGAGGCCCACGAGGTTCTCGAGCCTGTTTGGATGGCGTGTCCGCCGAATTCTGCGGAACGATCAATGGCGCAGGCCCTTATCCAGTTTGCCAACGCGAGGCTCAAACAGGAAATGGCGCGCCCAGATGCCGCGCGCCGCATTGCTGCCATTGCGCGCACCCACCTGATCGAGGCCGCTCGGACGGGGTCCGTTGTTCTGGGGGTAGAGGTGAACCGAGTCACTTTGTGGATCGACGCGCTCTGA
- the boxA gene encoding benzoyl-CoA 2,3-epoxidase subunit BoxA → MNKPLKQHLIDPEICIRCYTCEMTCPVNAIVHDDNNVVVDADLCNFCMDCIPVCPTGSIDEWRVVSEPYSLDDQYGWTELPEQEDLSGDEADVGLEAMDEAMAALLAEAHKGAGGKAKAPKTAAKASINLYNLGKPATATVQGNYRLTDAEDNDVRHIILDFGGLPFPVLEGQSIGIIPPGTADDGKAHLPRLYSVSSPRDGERPNYNNLSLTVKREPNGLCSNYVCDLKVGDKVQVTGPFGSTFLLPSDPNAHLMMICTGTGSAPFRGFTMRRQRENSGIDGKLSLYFGARTPEHLPYFGPLKKVPENFLKKHFAFSRQDGQPKAYVQDKIRENAIEVAQLLQDPKGYIYMCGKKEMEAGVEQALSDVARGIGLEWTTIRDAMREDGRYHVETY, encoded by the coding sequence ATGAACAAGCCGCTCAAACAACACCTGATCGACCCCGAGATCTGCATCCGCTGCTATACCTGCGAGATGACCTGTCCCGTGAATGCCATCGTGCATGACGACAACAACGTGGTTGTCGATGCCGATTTGTGCAACTTCTGCATGGATTGTATCCCCGTATGCCCGACGGGTTCGATTGATGAGTGGCGCGTTGTGAGCGAGCCCTATTCGCTTGACGATCAATACGGCTGGACCGAGCTGCCCGAGCAAGAGGATCTCTCGGGTGACGAGGCCGATGTCGGCCTTGAAGCTATGGACGAAGCGATGGCCGCACTCCTCGCCGAGGCGCACAAGGGCGCTGGCGGCAAGGCCAAAGCGCCCAAGACCGCGGCCAAAGCGTCGATCAACCTTTACAATCTCGGCAAACCTGCCACAGCAACGGTGCAGGGCAACTATCGCTTGACCGATGCCGAAGACAACGACGTCCGCCACATCATCCTTGATTTCGGCGGCCTGCCGTTCCCTGTGCTCGAGGGCCAGTCCATCGGGATCATCCCGCCGGGCACTGCGGATGACGGCAAAGCGCATCTGCCGCGTCTCTATTCGGTATCCTCGCCCCGTGATGGCGAGCGTCCGAACTACAACAATCTGTCCTTGACGGTAAAGCGCGAGCCGAATGGGCTGTGCTCCAACTATGTCTGCGACCTCAAGGTGGGTGACAAGGTTCAGGTGACGGGACCTTTCGGCTCGACCTTCTTGCTGCCTTCCGATCCGAATGCCCATCTCATGATGATCTGCACGGGCACGGGCTCTGCGCCGTTCCGCGGCTTTACCATGCGCCGCCAGCGCGAGAACTCGGGGATCGACGGCAAGCTGTCACTCTATTTCGGCGCGCGCACGCCCGAGCACCTTCCTTATTTCGGGCCGCTGAAAAAAGTGCCTGAAAACTTCCTCAAGAAGCATTTTGCCTTCAGCCGTCAGGATGGCCAGCCCAAGGCCTATGTTCAGGACAAGATCCGCGAAAATGCCATCGAGGTTGCGCAGTTGCTGCAAGACCCCAAGGGCTATATCTACATGTGCGGCAAGAAAGAGATGGAAGCCGGTGTTGAACAGGCGCTCTCCGATGTTGCGCGCGGGATCGGTCTTGAATGGACCACTATCCGCGATGCGATGCGCGAAGATGGAAGATACCACGTCGAGACCTATTGA
- a CDS encoding acyl-CoA dehydrogenase family protein: MKRFSAPVDDILFTLNAMGAERIPEWDGALVAELAGHFASFAEGEIAAVDEEGDRVGTVLENGRVRMPPCFQPVYQSYVEQGWCGLTAPEEYGGQGMGAAVLGVTSEIFSGANVSLQMVTGLVPGAVRTLMHFGSEEQKSRNIPPLASGEWLATMCLTEPGAGSDLSRVRTRAVDDKGWKITGEKIFISGGDQDMSKGVFHLILARTSDDGIKGLSLFLARSERDDGKRNAITVTRIEEKMGLHASPTCQLAFDRAEAELVGELGGGLKAMFTMMNHARLDVSLQGAALAARATDIARAYTAERVQGGRPINQHADVARMLDEMDVLAMGGRGIAHLALVTMETGENPDLVEALTPIAKVFCTDGASLAADLGIQCLGGYGYLQEYRMEQIARDARITRIYEGANGIHATALATRLMRLVAPMDALEELAAERPDLLSDWQEARNRVASLADPTPIASAFMTLTAELVHQIVWDRMRAQMSAHVDPERIERLAAVAARRFPVAKAIFNAAL, from the coding sequence GCAGCCGTGGACGAAGAGGGTGACCGCGTCGGTACCGTTCTCGAAAACGGACGCGTGCGCATGCCACCCTGTTTCCAGCCCGTCTATCAGTCCTATGTCGAGCAAGGTTGGTGTGGCCTTACGGCGCCCGAGGAATATGGCGGGCAGGGGATGGGTGCTGCGGTTCTCGGCGTCACATCCGAAATTTTTTCGGGTGCGAATGTCTCGCTCCAGATGGTGACGGGGCTGGTTCCTGGGGCTGTGCGCACGCTGATGCACTTTGGCAGCGAAGAGCAGAAATCCCGCAATATCCCGCCTCTTGCCTCCGGAGAATGGCTTGCCACCATGTGTCTGACCGAGCCTGGTGCGGGCTCTGATCTCTCACGCGTGCGCACCCGCGCGGTCGATGACAAAGGCTGGAAAATCACGGGCGAGAAGATTTTCATCTCGGGCGGTGATCAGGACATGTCCAAGGGCGTGTTCCACCTCATCCTTGCCCGCACCTCCGATGACGGGATCAAAGGCCTTTCGCTCTTTCTTGCTCGCTCCGAGCGTGACGATGGCAAGCGTAACGCGATCACTGTCACCCGTATCGAAGAGAAGATGGGCCTTCATGCCTCGCCCACCTGTCAGTTGGCCTTTGACAGGGCCGAAGCGGAACTTGTCGGTGAACTTGGTGGTGGTCTCAAGGCGATGTTCACCATGATGAACCACGCCCGTCTTGACGTCTCACTCCAAGGTGCAGCCCTTGCCGCCCGTGCGACAGACATTGCCCGCGCCTATACCGCTGAGCGCGTTCAGGGTGGCCGCCCGATCAATCAGCACGCCGATGTGGCGCGGATGCTTGACGAGATGGACGTTCTGGCCATGGGCGGGCGCGGTATTGCCCACCTCGCACTCGTGACGATGGAGACGGGCGAGAACCCCGACCTTGTCGAAGCATTGACCCCGATTGCCAAGGTGTTCTGCACCGATGGCGCATCTCTCGCTGCGGACCTCGGTATCCAGTGCCTTGGCGGCTATGGCTATCTTCAGGAATACCGCATGGAGCAAATCGCCCGCGATGCGCGGATCACCCGTATCTACGAGGGCGCGAACGGCATCCATGCGACGGCCCTTGCCACCCGCCTCATGCGCCTTGTTGCGCCGATGGACGCGCTCGAAGAGCTTGCCGCGGAGAGGCCCGATCTTCTTTCCGACTGGCAAGAGGCTCGGAACCGTGTGGCGAGTCTTGCGGACCCGACGCCGATTGCCTCGGCGTTCATGACGCTGACCGCCGAGCTTGTGCACCAGATCGTTTGGGACCGCATGCGGGCCCAGATGTCCGCCCATGTCGATCCCGAAAGGATCGAGCGTCTCGCCGCTGTTGCAGCGCGCCGTTTCCCCGTCGCCAAAGCGATTTTCAACGCCGCTCTCTAA
- a CDS encoding thioesterase family protein produces MFEHEIRVTWGDCDPAKIVYTGRLPWFALDAINAWWEHHLGDDWYRMELDRNVGTPFVHMSLDFRSPVTPRHRLKLKVWPTKLGETSIGFHVDAYQDGKLCFEGDFVNVFIVAKEFRKAPPPQDIRDIVTPLLRPAK; encoded by the coding sequence ATGTTCGAACATGAAATCCGCGTCACCTGGGGCGATTGCGACCCTGCCAAGATCGTCTACACAGGCCGCCTTCCATGGTTTGCGCTGGATGCGATCAATGCCTGGTGGGAGCATCACCTTGGTGACGATTGGTACCGGATGGAGCTTGACCGCAATGTCGGCACGCCCTTTGTCCATATGTCGCTCGACTTCCGCTCGCCCGTCACCCCGCGCCATCGGCTGAAACTCAAGGTCTGGCCGACCAAACTCGGCGAGACTTCGATCGGCTTTCACGTCGATGCCTATCAGGACGGCAAACTCTGCTTCGAGGGCGATTTCGTGAATGTGTTCATCGTCGCGAAAGAGTTCCGCAAGGCGCCTCCGCCACAGGACATTCGCGATATCGTGACGCCTTTGCTGCGCCCCGCCAAGTAA
- a CDS encoding helix-turn-helix transcriptional regulator: MSEITNFKGEVAQVADTDPEASADALIKRVGERVRFVRERKGIPRRVLSEMSGVSPRYLAQLEAGEGNISIGLLQRVSTALGHRIEWLLSEDDPWTSEVIQIADLYRVASKDVRQQVRDILAPAGNEGQRGNRVCLIGLRGAGKSTLGAYAGAAFGVPFVELNREIESQAGMPVNEVLALYGQEGYRKLEAQALERIIATHDSVFLAVAGGIVAEPDTYKTLLANFHTIWVKATPDDHMSRVRAQGDTRPMAGNPEAMEQLKSILTSREALYARAEAQLDTSGKSVEQSCEDLFTLIRERDFF, translated from the coding sequence ATGAGCGAAATCACCAATTTCAAGGGCGAAGTGGCACAAGTTGCAGACACCGACCCCGAAGCATCGGCAGACGCATTGATCAAACGCGTGGGCGAACGCGTTCGTTTCGTGCGGGAGCGCAAGGGCATTCCGCGCCGTGTGCTCTCGGAAATGTCGGGTGTTTCGCCGCGCTATCTTGCACAGCTTGAAGCGGGTGAAGGGAATATTTCGATCGGCCTTTTGCAGCGTGTCTCGACCGCTTTGGGTCATCGCATCGAATGGCTTTTGTCCGAAGACGACCCGTGGACATCCGAAGTCATCCAGATTGCCGACCTCTATCGCGTCGCAAGCAAAGACGTGCGTCAGCAGGTGCGGGACATCCTTGCGCCTGCGGGCAACGAAGGCCAACGGGGCAATCGCGTTTGTCTCATCGGTTTGCGAGGGGCGGGGAAATCCACTTTGGGTGCCTATGCCGGTGCAGCCTTTGGTGTTCCCTTTGTCGAGTTGAACCGCGAGATCGAGTCGCAAGCGGGCATGCCCGTCAATGAGGTGCTCGCGCTTTACGGCCAAGAAGGCTATCGCAAGCTCGAAGCCCAAGCGCTCGAGCGCATCATCGCGACCCATGACAGTGTGTTTCTTGCGGTGGCAGGTGGTATCGTGGCAGAGCCCGATACCTATAAAACGCTCCTTGCGAATTTCCACACAATCTGGGTCAAGGCGACACCGGATGATCACATGTCCCGTGTGCGTGCGCAGGGGGACACCCGTCCGATGGCGGGTAATCCCGAAGCGATGGAGCAGCTCAAGTCGATCCTCACCAGCCGCGAGGCCCTCTATGCCCGCGCCGAGGCGCAGCTCGATACCTCGGGCAAATCGGTCGAGCAGAGTTGCGAAGATTTGTTTACCCTCATCCGCGAGCGCGACTTCTTCTAG
- a CDS encoding alpha/beta hydrolase yields MTWGAGFLTAGGKRLEYKCWGPAPDAAPTIVLLHEGLGCVALWRDFPEKLAAATGFGVMAYSRAGYGQSEATELPRPLDYMTREAAQVLPEVLDAIGFRRGVLFGHSDGATIATIYAGSVEDFRVRGLAVVAPHFFTEDMGLAEIAKAKVAYDTTDLGQKLGKYHKDAENAFRGWNDAWLAEGFKSWNVADVIDYLRVPTLAIQGTADQYGTKAQIEEIESRSYAPVDVLMIDDCRHSPHLEKPEAVLSAMAEFCARLERIEAAEVEIA; encoded by the coding sequence ATGACTTGGGGCGCGGGTTTCCTGACAGCGGGCGGCAAGCGTTTGGAATACAAATGCTGGGGGCCTGCTCCTGACGCCGCTCCGACCATCGTTCTCTTGCACGAAGGGCTTGGCTGTGTCGCGCTTTGGAGGGATTTCCCTGAAAAGCTTGCTGCTGCGACGGGGTTCGGTGTGATGGCCTATTCCCGTGCAGGATATGGCCAGTCTGAAGCGACCGAGCTTCCGCGCCCTCTCGATTACATGACCCGCGAGGCGGCCCAAGTGCTTCCCGAGGTGCTCGACGCAATCGGTTTTCGGCGGGGCGTTCTGTTCGGCCATTCCGATGGGGCGACGATTGCCACGATTTATGCGGGAAGCGTCGAGGATTTCCGCGTGCGCGGACTAGCCGTTGTAGCACCGCATTTCTTTACCGAAGACATGGGGCTTGCCGAGATCGCGAAGGCCAAAGTCGCGTATGACACCACTGACCTCGGGCAAAAGCTCGGTAAATACCATAAAGACGCAGAAAACGCATTTCGCGGCTGGAACGATGCATGGTTGGCCGAGGGGTTCAAGTCGTGGAATGTGGCTGATGTGATCGACTATCTGCGGGTGCCGACGCTCGCTATTCAGGGCACTGCCGATCAATACGGAACCAAGGCCCAGATCGAAGAGATCGAGAGCCGCTCCTATGCTCCGGTCGATGTCTTGATGATCGACGACTGTCGGCATTCCCCCCATCTTGAAAAACCCGAAGCGGTGCTTTCCGCTATGGCCGAGTTTTGCGCGCGGCTTGAACGGATCGAGGCCGCCGAGGTCGAGATCGCGTGA
- the boxB gene encoding benzoyl-CoA 2,3-epoxidase subunit BoxB: MLDLINVSYDTQIPNNVGLSEDKKVLKALEKWHPGYINWWNDLIPQNFQKSMVYLRTAVSVDPKGWAKFDYVKMPEYRWGVLLAPQVEDRVIPCGEHAGQKAWQEVPGEYRNMLKRLIVIQGDTEPGSVEQQRFLGLTAPSLYDMRNLFQVNVEEGRHLWAMVYLLQKYFGKDGREEADEMLIRSSGSEEAPRMLGAFNEETPDWLSFFMFTYFTDRDGKMQLESLAQSGFDPLSRTCRFMLTEEAHHMFVGETGVGRTIEKTVTVMKENGIDDPYDIDKIRSFGVIDLPTIQKKLNLHYTLSLDLFGQEVSTNAANAFNAGIKGRYMESRIDDDHKLQGATYPVWNFVDGKLVREEVPALTAINMRLRDDYTRDAAGGVGRWNKIIEKASIQFELKLPHEAFHRQIGVFAGLTFNPEGQMISKEAYDLGMKDWLPTKADGDFIQSLMKPVYEPGQYASWIAAPKVGIDNKPGDFEYVKLHMA, encoded by the coding sequence ATGCTTGATCTCATCAACGTAAGTTATGACACCCAGATCCCGAACAACGTGGGTCTTAGCGAGGACAAGAAGGTCCTCAAAGCTCTGGAGAAGTGGCACCCCGGTTATATCAACTGGTGGAACGACCTCATCCCCCAGAACTTCCAGAAGTCGATGGTTTACCTGCGCACGGCGGTCTCTGTTGACCCCAAAGGATGGGCCAAGTTCGACTATGTAAAGATGCCCGAATACCGCTGGGGCGTTCTTCTTGCGCCGCAGGTCGAAGACCGCGTGATCCCGTGTGGTGAGCATGCTGGTCAAAAAGCATGGCAGGAAGTGCCGGGCGAATACCGCAACATGCTCAAGCGCCTCATCGTCATTCAGGGCGACACCGAGCCGGGTTCGGTTGAACAGCAGCGTTTCCTTGGTCTGACCGCGCCGTCGCTTTATGACATGCGCAACCTGTTCCAGGTGAACGTAGAAGAAGGCCGCCACCTCTGGGCGATGGTCTACCTTCTCCAGAAGTATTTCGGTAAAGACGGCCGTGAAGAAGCAGATGAAATGCTGATCCGTTCGTCGGGATCGGAAGAAGCACCGCGTATGCTTGGTGCTTTCAACGAAGAGACCCCTGACTGGCTCTCGTTCTTCATGTTCACCTACTTCACCGACCGTGACGGCAAGATGCAGCTTGAATCGCTGGCCCAGTCGGGCTTCGACCCGCTGTCGCGCACCTGCCGCTTCATGCTTACCGAAGAAGCCCACCACATGTTCGTGGGTGAAACGGGCGTAGGCCGCACCATCGAAAAGACCGTAACGGTGATGAAGGAAAACGGCATCGATGATCCTTATGACATAGACAAGATCCGTTCCTTTGGTGTGATCGACCTTCCGACCATCCAGAAGAAGCTCAATCTTCACTATACGCTTTCGCTCGACCTCTTCGGTCAGGAAGTTTCGACCAACGCCGCTAATGCGTTCAACGCAGGCATCAAGGGTCGTTACATGGAAAGCCGTATCGACGACGACCACAAGCTTCAGGGTGCAACCTATCCGGTTTGGAACTTCGTCGACGGCAAGCTTGTCCGCGAAGAAGTGCCTGCACTGACCGCGATCAACATGCGTCTGCGCGATGACTACACCCGCGATGCGGCCGGCGGCGTAGGCCGTTGGAACAAGATCATCGAAAAAGCCAGTATCCAGTTCGAACTCAAGCTTCCCCACGAAGCCTTCCACCGTCAGATCGGCGTGTTTGCAGGTCTCACCTTCAACCCCGAAGGCCAGATGATCTCGAAAGAGGCCTATGATCTGGGCATGAAGGACTGGCTCCCGACCAAGGCGGACGGTGACTTCATCCAGTCGCTCATGAAGCCAGTCTATGAGCCCGGCCAGTATGCGTCGTGGATTGCCGCGCCCAAGGTCGGCATCGACAACAAGCCCGGTGACTTCGAGTACGTCAAACTGCACATGGCCTAA
- a CDS encoding DUF4863 family protein: MSVDAFNDLMSRVAAFIGDDPLDDALAEKLNAAFPEGGEDFHMLAGLCEAGESEGWLCAREHGGIKFGRPIKPATHAGKFSVDVVRMKDVKGPHHIHTTGEIGAIIPIDGDPKFDGFEAGWYVYAPRSDHHPTVTDGDAYVVYLLPEGAIEFTGR, encoded by the coding sequence ATGTCAGTTGATGCGTTCAACGACCTCATGTCGCGCGTTGCCGCGTTTATCGGTGACGATCCGCTTGATGATGCTTTGGCAGAGAAGTTGAACGCGGCTTTTCCCGAGGGCGGAGAGGACTTCCATATGCTCGCAGGGCTTTGCGAGGCAGGCGAGTCCGAGGGCTGGCTCTGCGCGCGCGAGCACGGCGGGATCAAGTTCGGTCGCCCGATCAAGCCTGCGACACATGCGGGTAAATTCAGTGTCGATGTTGTCCGCATGAAGGACGTCAAAGGCCCGCACCACATTCACACCACAGGCGAAATCGGGGCAATTATTCCGATCGACGGCGATCCGAAATTCGATGGGTTCGAAGCGGGTTGGTATGTCTATGCGCCTAGGTCCGATCACCATCCGACCGTCACCGACGGAGATGCCTATGTGGTTTATCTTCTGCCCGAAGGTGCCATCGAATTCACCGGCCGCTAG
- the boxC gene encoding 2,3-epoxybenzoyl-CoA dihydrolase — MTQVIDFQTDPSKYRHWRVDFDGDVATVTMDVDENGGLFEGYQLKLNSYDLGVDIELADVVQRMRFEHPEVKVVVMKSGKDKVFCAGANIRMLGGAAHAHKVNFCKFTNETRNTFEAAEADSGQKWIAAVKGACAGGGYELALACNHIMLVDDSASAVSLPEVPLLAVLPGTGGLTRVTDKRKVRRDRADIFCSIEEGVKGKRAQEWKLVDEVIPTSKFDQTVEARAKEFAAASTKATGKGIALNPLQKSVSASGIAYSLVDVAIDREGRKATITLSGPDSAAASSMDEVVALGDKVYMLRLARELDDAILHLRLNEMELGLLVFRTQGDPELLGAHEALLTANKDHWLANEILQYWKRLLKRIDVTSRSMVALVEHGSCYAGVLAELLWSVDRSYMMEDEFEGDNRPIATVTLSETNFGQYPMGNGLTRLETRFLDEADTIESLKGKIGEALEAAEADEAGLVTMILDDIDWEDEIRIFMEERASFSPDAMTGLEANIRFAGPETMETRIFGRLTAWQNWIFNRPNATGADGALQRYGTGVRGDYNMQRV; from the coding sequence ATGACCCAAGTTATCGATTTTCAAACCGACCCGTCCAAGTATCGCCACTGGCGTGTGGACTTTGACGGTGACGTTGCAACTGTTACCATGGACGTCGACGAGAACGGCGGCCTGTTCGAAGGGTATCAACTCAAGCTCAACTCCTATGATCTCGGGGTCGATATCGAGCTTGCGGACGTTGTCCAGCGCATGCGCTTCGAGCATCCCGAAGTCAAAGTCGTCGTGATGAAGTCGGGCAAGGACAAGGTCTTCTGCGCAGGTGCGAATATCCGCATGCTGGGCGGTGCGGCCCATGCCCACAAGGTCAACTTCTGTAAGTTCACCAACGAAACCCGCAACACCTTTGAAGCAGCCGAGGCCGACAGTGGTCAAAAATGGATCGCAGCGGTCAAGGGTGCCTGTGCAGGGGGCGGCTACGAACTGGCGCTCGCTTGCAACCACATCATGCTTGTCGACGATAGCGCGTCCGCTGTTTCGCTTCCCGAAGTTCCGCTTCTTGCCGTTCTTCCGGGCACCGGCGGTCTCACCCGCGTCACCGACAAGCGCAAGGTGCGCCGTGACCGCGCCGACATCTTCTGCTCGATCGAAGAAGGTGTGAAGGGCAAGCGCGCTCAGGAATGGAAGCTCGTGGATGAAGTGATCCCGACCTCCAAGTTCGACCAAACCGTCGAAGCCCGCGCCAAAGAATTCGCCGCTGCCTCGACCAAGGCAACAGGCAAGGGTATTGCGCTCAACCCGCTGCAAAAATCGGTTTCGGCTTCGGGTATTGCTTACTCGCTCGTTGATGTTGCCATCGACCGCGAAGGCCGCAAGGCGACCATCACGCTTTCGGGTCCCGACAGTGCCGCGGCTTCTTCGATGGACGAGGTCGTTGCTCTGGGCGATAAGGTGTATATGCTCCGTCTGGCACGCGAGCTTGACGATGCGATCCTTCATCTGCGTCTGAACGAAATGGAGCTTGGCCTTCTCGTGTTCCGCACCCAAGGCGACCCCGAGCTGCTCGGCGCTCACGAGGCTCTCTTGACCGCGAACAAGGATCACTGGCTCGCCAATGAAATCCTTCAATACTGGAAGCGCCTGCTCAAGCGGATCGACGTGACCTCGCGTTCGATGGTGGCTCTGGTCGAGCATGGTTCGTGCTACGCCGGTGTTCTGGCCGAGCTGCTCTGGTCGGTCGACCGCAGCTACATGATGGAAGACGAGTTCGAAGGCGATAACCGCCCGATCGCAACCGTGACCCTGTCCGAGACGAACTTTGGCCAATACCCGATGGGCAACGGTCTGACCCGTCTTGAGACCCGCTTCCTTGACGAGGCCGATACGATCGAATCCCTCAAGGGCAAGATCGGTGAAGCTCTGGAAGCAGCAGAGGCGGATGAGGCCGGTCTTGTGACGATGATCCTCGACGACATCGACTGGGAGGACGAGATCCGTATCTTCATGGAAGAGCGCGCGTCCTTTAGCCCCGACGCCATGACGGGTCTTGAAGCCAACATCCGCTTTGCTGGCCCCGAGACGATGGAGACCCGTATCTTCGGTCGCCTCACCGCTTGGCAGAACTGGATCTTCAACCGCCCCAACGCCACGGGTGCAGACGGCGCGCTCCAGCGCTACGGCACGGGTGTTCGCGGCGACTACAACATGCAGCGCGTGTGA
- a CDS encoding benzoate-CoA ligase family protein → MSQNQNAAVYFVDRHLSEGRGDKVAFQEAVGAKRSLTYGQLAEGTSRVAGALGKLGVRREERAAMIVLDQIEFPQIYFGAMKAGVVPIPLNTLLSDAVYEAILRDSRAAVLFVSVELLPTVLPALANCPDLRDVVVIGGEGYPNSLSWDAFMEGAEALPAIDVGADETAFWLYSSGSTGTPKGVRHVHGSLKATSETYGEQVLKVKEDDVVFSVAKLFFAYGLGNGITFPLSVGATTVLLSGRPTPDSVSEVLTEFKPSVYCGVPTLYAALIHHWEKQGGHPEAPLRRCISAGEALPEEIGKKWAALWGVDILDGVGSTEMLHIFLSNSDGNVVYGTSGQAVPGYDLRLVDEEGADVAAGGVGELLVRGPSAAEGYWNQRSKSRSTFEGEWTRTGDKYELTETGRFIYCGRTDDMFKVSGIWVSPFEIEQALIAHPDVLEAAVVAARDEEGLEKPKAFVVLKGGNQLPEDIKEFVKNKIGKWKYPRWIEVVEDLPKTATGKIQRFKLRELA, encoded by the coding sequence ATGTCGCAAAATCAAAACGCAGCAGTTTATTTCGTGGATCGTCACCTTTCCGAAGGCCGCGGTGACAAAGTCGCCTTTCAAGAAGCGGTCGGGGCAAAGCGTTCCCTGACTTATGGCCAGCTTGCAGAAGGCACATCCCGCGTCGCAGGTGCTTTGGGCAAACTCGGCGTGCGCCGCGAAGAGCGGGCAGCGATGATCGTGCTCGACCAGATCGAGTTTCCTCAGATCTACTTTGGGGCAATGAAAGCGGGGGTCGTTCCGATCCCTCTAAATACGCTTCTCTCGGACGCGGTCTATGAAGCGATCCTGCGCGACAGCCGTGCCGCTGTTCTCTTTGTGTCGGTGGAGCTTTTGCCGACCGTCCTACCTGCGCTTGCGAATTGCCCCGACCTTCGGGATGTGGTGGTGATCGGCGGCGAAGGCTATCCCAACTCGCTCAGCTGGGACGCTTTCATGGAGGGCGCCGAGGCGCTTCCCGCTATCGATGTCGGGGCCGACGAAACTGCGTTCTGGCTTTATTCCTCGGGATCGACGGGAACGCCCAAGGGCGTGCGCCATGTTCATGGAAGTCTCAAGGCGACGTCTGAAACCTACGGCGAGCAGGTGCTCAAGGTAAAGGAAGACGACGTTGTCTTTTCCGTCGCCAAGCTCTTCTTTGCCTATGGTCTGGGCAACGGGATCACCTTCCCGCTTTCGGTCGGAGCGACCACTGTCCTCCTTTCGGGGCGTCCGACACCCGACAGCGTGTCCGAGGTGCTGACCGAGTTCAAGCCTTCGGTCTATTGCGGTGTGCCGACGCTTTATGCTGCCCTGATCCACCATTGGGAAAAGCAGGGCGGCCATCCCGAGGCCCCGCTCCGCCGTTGTATTTCCGCAGGCGAGGCGCTTCCCGAAGAGATCGGCAAAAAATGGGCGGCGCTTTGGGGGGTCGATATCCTCGATGGCGTCGGTTCGACCGAGATGCTCCATATCTTCTTGTCCAACAGTGACGGAAACGTCGTCTATGGCACGTCGGGTCAGGCGGTGCCCGGCTATGACCTCCGCCTCGTCGACGAGGAAGGTGCAGATGTTGCAGCAGGTGGCGTTGGCGAGCTTCTCGTCCGTGGGCCCTCTGCCGCCGAAGGATATTGGAACCAGCGTTCCAAATCACGCTCGACCTTCGAGGGTGAATGGACCCGCACGGGTGACAAATACGAGCTGACCGAAACGGGCCGCTTCATCTACTGCGGTCGCACCGATGACATGTTCAAAGTCTCGGGCATCTGGGTCAGTCCTTTTGAAATCGAACAAGCGCTGATCGCCCACCCCGATGTTCTCGAAGCGGCGGTCGTTGCGGCGCGCGACGAAGAGGGGCTGGAAAAGCCCAAAGCCTTTGTTGTGCTCAAGGGCGGCAATCAGCTTCCCGAAGACATCAAGGAATTCGTCAAGAACAAGATCGGCAAGTGGAAATATCCGCGTTGGATCGAGGTCGTTGAAGACCTCCCCAAGACCGCAACCGGAAAAATCCAACGCTTCAAGCTGCGCGAGTTGGCATGA